A genomic segment from Etheostoma spectabile isolate EspeVRDwgs_2016 chromosome 11, UIUC_Espe_1.0, whole genome shotgun sequence encodes:
- the neurod1 gene encoding neurogenic differentiation factor 1, with the protein MTRSVREEQESVDSEEQQELNSPSEGGGEEEEEEDSQQQLEEEEEEDDEEEEEEDGENKPKRRGPKKKKMTKARIQRFKVRRMKANARERNRMHGLNDALESLRKIVPCYSKTQKLSKIETLRLAKNYIWALSEVLRSGKPPDLMSFVQALCKGLSQPTTNLVAGCLQLNPRTFLPEQTPDLPVHLPPAGAPTYPGHYSSFQSPGLMAGLPSPPYGTMEPSHIFHQVKGQPYGSMEPFFDGVLVSDAPAFDPPLSPPLSINGNFSSFKHEAVAAADYDKSFSFSVHYGGGGAGGHPAIYGGGGGNPRCSELQVDGLMGFDGHSHQERMMNAQLNAIFHDS; encoded by the exons ATGACTAGATCTGTGCGGGAGGAGCAGGAGTCAGTGGATTcggaggagcagcaggagcttAACAGCCCctcagagggagggggggaggaggaggaggaggaggacagccaacaacagctggaggaggaagaggaggaggatgatgaggaggaagaggaggaggacggcGAGAACAAACCCAAGAGGCGAGGgccgaagaagaagaagatgacgAAGGCTCGTATTCAGAG GTTTAAGGTTCGTCGGATGAAAGCTAACGCCCGGGAGAGGAACCGTATGCATGGGCTGAATGACGCTCTGGAGAGTCTGCGGAAAATCGTCCCTTGTTACTCCAAAACCCAGAAACTGTCCAAGATCGAGACGCTCCGCCTTGCTAAGAACTACATCTGGGCCCTGAGCGAGGTCCTGCGCTCCGGCAAGCCACCCGACCTCATGAGCTTTGTCCAGGCGCTCTGCAAAG GTCTGTCTCAACCGACCACTAACTTGGTGGCAGGCTGCCTGCAGCTGAATCCTCGGACTTTCTTGCCGGAGCAGACCCCCGACCTGCCGGTTCACCTTCCCCCTGCGGGTGCTCCCACCTATCCTGGACACTACTCTTCCTTCCAGAGCCCTGGGCTGATGGCCGGCCTGCCCAGCCCTCCCTACGGCACCATGGAGCCCTCCCACATCTTCCatcaggtcaaaggtcagcccTACGGCTCGATGGAGCCCTTCTTTGATGGCGTCCTGGTGTCAGACGCTCCGGCGTTTGACCCGCCCCTCAGCCCACCGCTTAGCATCAACGGGAACTTCTCGTCCTTCAAGCATGAGGCCGTTGCGGCTGCAGACTACGACAAGAGTTTCTCTTTCAGCGTGCACTATGGGGGCGGTGGAGCTGGGGGACACCCTGCCATCTATGGCGGCGGGGGGGGCAACCCGCGGTGCAGTGAGCTGCAGGTGGACGGGCTGATGGGCTTTGACGGACACTCACACCAAGAGCGGATGATGAACGCCCAGCTGAATGCCATTTTCCACGACTCCTGA
- the cerkl gene encoding ceramide kinase-like protein codes for MSEPEEELQGEQRDSTKKNREEKRSAKKKKKKKQKKKKEEEEEEEEEEGKREEEEEQQQVDEEEEHSECVVLRGIFKLGKRSHDVLLTQTRLTWIPITPETPTGEACMLQPGVIMLQDVFAVKVKRRRAAGQQSGGPVLGVALFCCRRRGRRLEEDTVHLHNASTEHIHTWYNTLKELLTGSSSRPRYLKVFINPSSHKKEAVHIYREHVAPLFKMADVRTDITVTERKGHALSVMKECKLDEYDGVVCVGGDGSVAELCHALVLRAQLDADSPEKPVAPVLPLGIIPAGSTDVVSCSVHGVRDPVTAALHIVLGHLQQVDMCSFSSLGQLVCFGFSAMFGFGGRSLARAEKKRWMPSSRRREYALVKTLARLRPEDCQLSFLPVKKSNRDQDQDPESGGEESWTTNRGLYLSISIMSIPCLSPHTPQGLAPNTNLANGSASLIAVGNTSRSEFIKHLKRYSGSSGQFSFPFVETHTVSAVKISPRSLIGWSEEESEEEGESKTSPIIQSKGATFPWNIDGELVEIANEVLIRVHPRLITLYGEEVDEAESTVSCSCI; via the exons ATGTCGGAGCCTGAGGAGGAGCTGCAAGGAGAACAGAGAGACAGCACGAAGAAAAACAGGGAAGAAAAACGAAGcgccaagaagaagaagaagaagaagcagaagaagaagaaggaggaggaggaggaggaggaggaggaggaggggaagcgggaggaagaagaagagcagcagcaggtggatgaggaagaggagcacAG tgagtgtGTTGTGCTGCGTGGGATCTTCAAACTGGGGAAGAGGAGTCACGACGTCCTGCTCACCCAGACCAGGCTGACATGGATCCCCATCACCCCGGAGACGCCCACAG GTGAGGCGTGCATGCTTCAGCCAGGTGTGATTATGCTGCAGGATGTTTTTGCTGTGAAGGTGAAGCGGCGGCGAGCTGCGGGCCAGCAGTCGGGGGGACCCGTGCTTGGCGTGGCTCTGTTCTGctgcagaagaagaggaaggaggcTAGAGGAGGACACGGTGCATCTCCACAATGCCTCCacagaacacatacacacctggtaCAACAccctgaaggagctgctcacaG ggtccAGCAGTCGTCCCAGGTATCTTAAGGTGTTCATCAACCCCAGCAGCCACAAGAAGGAGGCTGTACACATTTACAGAGAACACGTGGCTCCGCTTTTCAAGATGGCTGACGTCCGCACTGACATCACTG tgaCAGAGAGGAAGGGTCATGCCCTCTCAGTGATGAAGGAATGCAAGCTGGATGAATATGATGG ggttgtgtgtgttggtggggaCGGTTCGGTGGCGGAGCTGTGTCACGCTCTGGTCCTCAGAGCTCAACTGGATGCTGATTCTCCAGAGAAACCAGTGGCACCAGTGCTGCCTCTTGGAATCATTCCTGCtg GTTCTACTGACGTGGTTTCCTGTTCTGTTCACGGAGTCAGAGATCCAGTCACTGCAGCCCTGCATATCGTCCTGG GTCACCTGCAGCAGGTGGACATGTGCAGCTTCTCGTCTCTCGGGCAGttggtgtgttttggtttttccGCCATGTTCGGCTTCGGTGGCCGGAGCTTAGCACGGGCAGAGAAGAAGAGGTGGATGCCGTCGTCGCGGCGACGAGAGTACGCTCTGGTTAAGACACTGGCTAGGCTGAG ACCAGAAGACTGTCAGCTGTCTTTTCTACCAGTGAAGAAGTCAAACAG AGACCAGGACCAGGATCCAGAGTCAG GAGGGGAGGAGTCCTGGACGACCAATAGGGGCCTGTATTTGAGCATCAGCATCATGTCCATCCCCTGCCTGAGTCCACACACACCTCAAGGACTGGCTCCTAACACTAA TTTGGCAAATGGCAGCGCTTCATTGATTGCAGTAGGAAATACTTCCAGGTCAGAGTTCATCAAACATCTGAAGAGATACAGCGGCAGTAGTGGACAG TTCAGCTTCCCATTTGTAGAGACGCACACCGTATCAGCTGTGAAGATCTCTCCCCGCTCACTGATTGGCTGGTCGGAGGAAGAGAGCGAGGAAGAGGGAGAGTCCAAAACCTCGCCCATCATCCAATCAAAGGGAGCCACATTCCCCTGGAACATCGATGGAGAGCTGGTGGAAATTGCTAACGAAGTGCTCATCAG ggtccACCCACGGCTCATCACTCTGTACGGGGAGGAAGTGGACGAGGCCGAGTCGACCGTCTCCTGCAGCTGCATCTGA